A stretch of Gouania willdenowi chromosome 21, fGouWil2.1, whole genome shotgun sequence DNA encodes these proteins:
- the LOC114455432 gene encoding olfactory receptor 1030-like: MINGSVFEFQLLGLDDVTKEQRFVLFFLTLLSYVVILFVNLTLIVTIVVEEKLHQPMYIFLCNLCTNSLYGTAAFYPKFLFDFFSKSPTISYSGCLLQAFVIYSYATTDFSVLVLMAYDRYLAICRPLDYHSVMTKKRIAVLVFLSKLVPLFCLSVLLIMTSTLELCDNHIQKLYCENWSVVKLSCSSITNNNIVGFIVIFFYLSHNLFILCSYVKVIKSALKSKEGRTKFTQTCVPHLLCLLNVTCALMFDLMYTRYGSASGLQSVKNFMAIQFLLVPPILNPIIYGLKLTQVRNSVFRLCRRQKKDLS, from the coding sequence ATGATTAATGGAAGTGTGTTTGAGTTTCAGTTGTTAGGGCTGGACGATGTGACGAAGGAACAAAGGTTCGTTCTGTTCTTTCTCACTCTGCTGAGTTATGTTGTAATCCTGTTTGTGAATCTCACGCTCATTGTAACGATTGTCGTGGAGGAGAAGCTTCATCAACCCATGTACATTTTCCTCTGTAATCTATGCACTAACAGCCTCTACGGCACAGCAGCTTTCTACCCCAAGTTTCTTTTTGACTTCTTCTCCAAATCTCCGACGATATCCTACAGTGGCTGTCTGCTGCAGGCCTTTGTCATTTACTCTTACGCAACAACCGATTTTTCAGTTCTGGTACTGATGGCGTACGACCGATACTTGGCCATCTGCCGACCACTAGACTATCACTCCGTTATGACCAAGAAAAGGATTGCTGTGTTGGTTTTCCTCTCTAAACTGGTGCCATTGTTCTGCCTGAGTGTTCTACTGATAATGACCTCCACGCTGGAGCTGTGTGACAACCACATACAAAAACTTTACTGTGAAAACTGGTCAGTCGTCAAGCTTTCGTGCAGTTCCATCACAAACAACAACATCGTTGGCtttattgtgatatttttctATCTGAGCCAcaatcttttcattttgtgttcctATGTGAAGGTGATCAAATCGGCTTTAAAGTCCAAAGAGGGCAGGACGAAGTTCACGCAGACGTGTGTacctcatttattgtgtttgctcAACGTCACATGTGCTCTGATGTTTGACCTCATGTACACCCGCTACGGTTCAGCGAGTGGGCTGCAGAGTGTGAAAAACTTCATGGCCATTCAGTTTCTGTTGGTGCCACCCATTTTAAATCCAATCATATACGGACTGAAGCTGACTCAGGTTCGTAACAGTGTTTTTCGCTTGTGTAGAAGACAGAAGAAAGACCTGAGCTGA
- the LOC114455376 gene encoding olfactory receptor 1-like codes for MINRSVFEFQLLGLDDVTKEQRFVLFFLTLLSYVVILFVNLTLIVTIVVEEKLHQPMYIFLCNLCTNSLYGTAAFYPKFLFDFFSKSPTISYSGCLLQAFVIYSYATTDFSVLVLMAYDRYLAICRPLDYHSVMTKKRIAVLVFLSRLVPLFCQSAVLIMSSTLELCDNHIQKLYCENWSVIKLSCSSITNNNIVGFILIFFYLSHNLFIVCSYVKVIKSALKSKEGRTKFTQTCVPHLLCLLNVTCALMFDLMYARYGSASGLQSVKNFMAIQFLLVPPILNPIIYGLKLTQVRNSVFRLCRRQKKDLS; via the coding sequence ATGATCAATAGAAGTGTGTTTGAGTTTCAGTTGTTAGGGCTGGACGATGTGACGAAGGAACAAAGGTTCGTTCTGTTCTTTCTCACTCTGCTGAGTTACGTTGTAATCCTGTTTGTGAATCTCACGCTCATTGTTACGATTGTCGTGGAGGAGAAGCTTCATCAACCCATGTACATTTTCCTCTGTAATCTATGCACTAACAGCCTCTACGGCACAGCAGCTTTCTACCCCAAGTTTCTTTTTGACTTCTTCTCCAAATCTCCGACGATATCCTACAGTGGCTGTCTGCTGCAGGCCTTTGTCATTTACTCTTACGCAACAACCGATTTTTCAGTTCTGGTACTGATGGCGTACGACCGATACTTGGCCATCTGCCGACCACTAGACTATCACTCCGTTATGACCAAGAAAAGGATTGCTGTGTTGGTTTTCCTCTCCAGATTGGTGCCATTGTTCTGCCAGAGTGCTGTACTGATAATGTCCTCCACGCTGGAGCTGTGTGACAACCACATACAAAAACTTTACTGTGAAAACTGGTCAGTCATCAAGCTTTCGTGCAGTTCCATCACAAACAACAACATCGTTGgctttattttgatatttttctatCTGAGCCACAATCTTTTCATTGTGTGTTCCTATGTGAAGGTGATCAAATCGGCTTTAAAGTCCAAAGAGGGCAGGACGAAGTTCACGCAGACGTGTGTacctcatttattgtgtttgctcAACGTCACATGTGCTCTGATGTTTGACCTCATGTACGCCCGCTACGGTTCAGCGAGTGGGCTGCAGAGTGTGAAAAACTTCATGGCCATTCAGTTTCTGTTGGTGCCACCCATTTTAAATCCAATCATATACGGACTGAAGCTGACTCAGGTTCGTAACAGTGTTTTTCGCTTGTGTAGAAGACAGAAGAAAGACCTGAGCTGA